The Mauremys mutica isolate MM-2020 ecotype Southern chromosome 1, ASM2049712v1, whole genome shotgun sequence genome has a segment encoding these proteins:
- the LOC123362051 gene encoding olfactory receptor 51E2-like, with protein sequence MGVAPPQQGALATQANSHIGHKEALERGGRQHGIASLDFSRRTVPSPNNTHFSPSSFVLAGTPGLEAARFWLAIPLCSMYLVAIVGNGAVVFIVKTELSLRAPMYIFLCMLAAIDLALSTCTMPRMLSLLWFDWREISFGACLLQIFLIHTLSAVESTVLLVMAWDRYMAICHPLRHATILTNLVTTKIGLAAVARGVLFFLPLPLLILRLSFCSSNVLSHSYCLHQDVMNLACTSTTVNVVYGLTAILLVMGLDALLIALSYFMIIKAVLQLSSRKERVKAFSTCVAHLCVVLGFYVPLIGLSVVHRFGKGLAPLVQVVMGDVYLLVPPVLNPIVYGARTKQIRRRILRWILHH encoded by the exons ATGGGCGTAGCACCACCACAGCAGGGCGCACTGGCTACCCAAGCTAATTCCCATATTGGCCACAAGGAGGCGCTGGAGAG AGGTGGGAGACAACATGGAATAGCTTCACTGGATTTCAGCCGGCGCACCGTGCCCTCTCCCAACAACACCCACTTCAGCCCTTCCTCCTTCGTCTTGGCCGGCACGCCCGGGCTGGAAGCTGCCCGTTTCTGGCTGGCGATCCCTCTGTGCTCCATGTACCTCGTGGCCATTGTAGGCAACGGCGCGGTGGTGTTCATTGTAAAGACGGAGCTGAGCCTCCGTGCCCCCATGTACATCTTCCTCTGTATGCTGGCTGCCATCGACCTGGCGCTGTCCACCTGCACCATGCCCAGAATGCTCTCCCTCCTGTGGTTTGACTGGAGGGAAATCAGCTTCGGTGCCTGCCTGCTCCAGATTTTCCTCATCCACACCCTGTCCGCTGTCGAGTCCACCGTCCTCCTGGTCATGGCCTGGGATCGGTACATGGCCATATGCCACCCTCTGCGGCACGCGACCATCCTCACCAATCTGGTGACGACAAAGATAGGCCTGGCCGCTGTGGCTAGGGGCGTGTTGTTCTTCCTCCCTTTGCCCTTGCTCATTCTTCGCCTATCGTTCTGCAGCTCCAACGTCCTGTCGCACTCCTATTGTTTGCACCAGGACGTTATGAACCTGGCCTGCACCAGCACCACGGTCAATGTCGTCTATGGCTTGACTGCTATTCTCTTGGTGATGGGGCTCGATGCGCTACTGATTGCCTTGTCCTACTTCATGATCATCAAGGCTGTCTTGCAGCTGTCCTCGAGGAAGGAGCGTGTCAAGGCTTTCAGCACCTGTGTGGCCCACCTCTGTGTGGTCCTGGGCTTCTACGTGCCACTGATTGGACTGTCCGTGGTGCACAGGTTTGGGAAAGGCCTTGCTCCGCTGGTTCAGGTTGTCATGGGGGACGTCTACCTTTTGGTGCCGCCCGTGCTGAATCCCATTGTCTACGGGGCGAGGACCAAACAGATACGCAGACGGATCctgaggtggattctccatcactga
- the LOC123361856 gene encoding olfactory receptor 51E1-like, which translates to MSASNNSSSSASTFTLIGIPGLEAAHFWLAFLLCSLYLFVVLGNGTIIYIIKAEQSLHEPMYLFLCMLAAIDILLSTSTMPRMMDLLWFNSTTIGFDACLLQMFCIHSLSGMESSILLAMAFDRYVAICCPLRHTAILTSPRIAKIGLAAGIRGATVMAPFPIFIKRLPFCGSRVLSHSYCLHQDVMKLACADIKVNIIYGLIVIISVVGLDALLICLSYVFILRAALSLSQEARLKALGTCISHVCAVFLFYVPYIGLAIVHRFGKIHGSNIHVVMASVYLLVPPVLNPIVYGVKTKQIRQRIVRLLHRTTQ; encoded by the coding sequence ATGTCAGCTTCCAACAACAGCAGCTCCAGCGCTTCCACCTTCACCTTGATTggaatcccagggctggaggCAGCTCATTTCTGGCTGGCTTTCCTGCTGTGCTCATTGTACCTCTTTGTCGTGCTCGGGAATGGCACCATTATTTATATCATCAAAGCCGAGCAAAGCCTCCACGAGCCCATGTACCTTTTCCTCTGCATGCTTGCAGCCATCGACATACTGCTCTCCACATCCACCATGCCCAGAATGATGGACCTCCTTTGGTTCAACTCCACCACCATTGGGTTCGATGCCTGCCTGCTCCAGATGTTCTGCATCCACTCTCTGTCGGGCATGGAGTCCTCCATCTtgctggccatggcttttgatcgctacgtggccatatGCTGTCCCCTGCGGCACACAGCCATCCTCACCAGCCCCAGAATAGCCAAGATAGGGCTGGCAGCGGGAATCAGAGGAGCTACCGTGATGGCCCCCTTTCCTATTTTTATTAAAAGGCTGCCCTTCTGCGGGTCCAGagtcctctcccattcctactgctTGCACCAGGACGTGATGAAGCTGGCCTGTGCCGATATAAAGGTCAATATCATCTACGGTTTGATTGTTATTATCTCTGTCGTTGGGCTGGACGCCCTGCTGATCTGCCTGTCGTACGTCTTCATTCTCAGGGCCGCTTTGAGTCTGAGCCAAGAGGCCCGGCTCAAGGCACTGGGCACCTGCATCTCCCACGTCTGTGCCGTCTTCCTGTTCTACGTGCCGTACATTGGCCTGGCCATTGTGCACAGGTTTGGGAAGATACACGGGTCCAACATCCATGTCGTAATGGCCAGCGTCTACTTGCTGGTGCCCCCAGTACTCAACCCAATAGTGTATGGGGTGAAAACCAAGCAAATCCGTCAAAGGATTGTGAGGCTGTTGCATAGAACTACACAGTGA
- the LOC123374231 gene encoding olfactory receptor 51G2-like: MEQPQHTMPLANSSFYQPSTFLLTGFPGLEANHHWISIPFCVFYLVGLSGNCLILIIIKKTQSLHKPTYYFLSMLALTDLGLALCTLPTTLGIFWFKIRKIEFNSCLTQMYFIHILSVMESSVLLAMAFDRFIAISNPLRYSSILTESTIIKIGLAIVSRAVISLFPIPFLLKRLTYCGNNVLSHSFCFHSDIMKLACADIKVNILYGLIVILSTVGVDFVFIVLSYVLIIKTVVSLTTKEKCLKALNTCVSHICAVLIFFIPMIGLSILHRCGNNVPLMLNIMMAYIYLIVPPVLNPIIYSVKSKLIRKAMLRTLWWKNESM; the protein is encoded by the coding sequence ATGGAGCAGCCTCAGCACACCATGCCACTTGCCAATTCCTCTTTCTATCAGCCTTCCACCTTCCTCCTGACGGGCTTTCCGGGGCTGGAAGCCAATCACCACTGGATCTCCATCCCTTTCTGCGTGTTCTATCTCGTCGGCCTTTCAGGGAACTGCCTGATCCTGATCATCATCAAGAAGACCCAAAGTCTTCATAAGCCTACGTACTACTTCCTTTCCATGCTGGCCTTGACGGACCTGGGCTTGGCTTTGTGCACCCTTCCTACCACGCTGGGCATCTTTTGGTTTAAGATCAGAAAAATTGAGTTCAATTCCTGTCTCACCCAGATGTATTTTATCCATATACTGTCAGTGATGGAATCCTCGGTGCTCCTGGCCATGGCCTTCGATCGTTTCATCGCTATCTCCAACCCTCTGAGATATTCGTCCATCTTGACCGAGTCAACCATCATCAAAATAGGGCTGGCGATTGTTTCAAGAGCTGTGATCTCCCTCTTCCCAATACCCTTTCTGCTCAAGAGGTTAACCTACTGTGGGAACAATGTGCTTTCCCACTCATTTTGCTTTCACTCTGATATCATGAAGCTGGCCTGCGCGGATATAAAAGTCAACATCCTGTATGGTTTAATTGTCATTCTTTCAACGGTGGGTGTGGATTTTGTGTTCATTGTGCTATCATATGTTCTGATCATTAAGACTGTGGTCAGCCTCACGACCAAGGAAAAATGTCTCAAGGCTTTGAACACGTGTGTCTCCCATATCTGTGCCGTCCTAATCTTCTTCATCCCAATGATTGGACTGTCCATTCTCCATCGCTGTGGTAACAATGTTCCCCTTATGCTTAACATTATGATGGCCTATATCTACCTTATTGTGCCCCCTGTCTTAAATCCTATCATATACAGCGTCAAATCCAAACTGATCCGCAAAGCCATGCTCAGAACACTGTGGTGGAAAAATGAGTCAATGTGA